Proteins co-encoded in one Hyla sarda isolate aHylSar1 chromosome 4, aHylSar1.hap1, whole genome shotgun sequence genomic window:
- the LOC130366801 gene encoding CD209 antigen-like protein E — MYKNDAVSGGLDTGDNEYTNEIMFRRLPPVPMMVNTGPTETGKGYSCFQKKWSRTSKVSLLVVMALLCILLIVVGVLLSAAVVQAEKGKQSNTTIPVNELQFLRNKLDKLREITTPNPKDICPITWNRIGDSCYLFSFKQENWLNAVASCNKQQSKLLILTGKEEMESLRPLMNGKAFWIGLMKFLSIWMWLDGTTLTYSNWSPNEPNNNHGNEFCVEMKPEDWNDLNCDMKMNYICKK, encoded by the exons ATGTACAAGAATGACGCCGTCTCTG GAGGTCTGGACACGGGGGACAATGAATACACAAATGAGATCATGTTTAGGAGGTTACCCCCTGTACCAATGATGGTGAACACGGGACCAACAGAAACGGGCAAAG GTTATTCCTGTTTTCAAAAGAAATGGTCCAGAACATCCAAAGTTTCCCTCCTTGTTGTGATGGCTCTGCTCTGTATACTCCTTATAGTCGTGGGCGTCCTCT TGTCAGCTGCCGTTGTACAAGCAGAGAAAGGAAAGCAGAGTAATACGACGATACCAGTGAATG AATTGCAATTTCTAAGAAACAAACTCGATAAATTGAGAGAAATCACCACACCTA ATCCCAAGGATATCTGTCCGATAACATGGAACAGAATAGGCGACTCATGTTACCTTTTCTCTTTTAAACAAGAAAACTGGCTGAACGCTGTCGCTAGCTGCAACAAGCAACAATCTAAGCTTCTTATTCTAACTGGTAAAGAGGAAATG GAGTCCTTGCGACCTTTGATGAATGGAAAAGCGTTCTGGATTGGCTTGATGAAATTCTTGTCCATATGGATGTGGTTGGATGGAACAACTCTAACGTACAG CAACTGGAGTCCTAATGAACCAAATAACAATCATGGGAATGAATTCTGTGTAGAGATGAAACCTGAAGACTGGAATGACCTGAACTGTGACATGAAGATGAATTATATCTGTAAGAAATGA